A stretch of Paenibacillus mucilaginosus 3016 DNA encodes these proteins:
- a CDS encoding GH32 C-terminal domain-containing protein, with amino-acid sequence MLARYGNTEWSAENFPNVELGLNLANLVKYKADLSPYIGQHLYIDIVDHGTSDWGLLFADAIHTYHESKPSEGVRADNLYDPGVKEIQNPGFETGDLSGWTVVEGEAFGPGSVSNETTYWAEKIPYNQEGQYHLNGWTYPEEKTGKLRSTAFKLGGTGWITFRLGGGKHTDLAHIDVYDAKSGELVARYGNTEFAELNFPHVDQGLRLANMVQYRADLRSYIGEELYVEIVDDATSDWGVVFADDFRTYLPDTPTGGVLAKNLYNPVRYELRNPGFESGTLLGWTVVAGSAFGPGSVSGDPTWWDENIPYNQEGSYHLDGWRYDEKNTGILRSSAFTLGGSGWITFKLGGGKHTDLVHVNVYHADTDELIARYGNTEFKDVNFPNIDQGMRLANMVQYKADLSKYLGENLYLELVDNAESDWGMMFADAFFTYQESVPADGVIAANLYSTTPDTLENPGFETGDWSGWTTDGDAFTGALTDQSSFGDPAAPYGQEGAYHVSGYGQADKDTGTLTSRPFRLSGTGFVTFLVGGGANPDELYVALVRASDQSVLMKATGTRSEAYTRIQWDATPYLGQELYIQVVDGDPAGHINVDDFQVKGSGLIGSWRLDEGQGAAAKDDVRNKNDAVQYVFNNAKYKPDSEPLWRPGAAGQGLLFDGYSTWIARPANEIAKPADEITIESWVAPRSYEWGDGGKLSAIVNQYDSDTRTGYILGMGRHGKWSFQAGINGKWTEVWADEDKPLPKFEWSHIAATYSRTDGKLKLYLNGELAGIAAAEKKLPISPANQDFMIGKNNSGVVINGVFTANMFNGMIDEVKVFNRSLTAEEIQNDYHTVASNFEGGMAPAPSMDFDRSVYDGDRYRPQYHLIAPGHWMNEPHAPLYFDGKYHIFYQFNPQGPYWHQIHWGHAVSEDMVHWKDMPVALAPEAGSETPDGVWSGSAVIDDNGNPALFFTAGNDKASPNQATGLARSTFTNDGDVNLQNWVYHGTPVTTQAPNLPAEEGEVWYGNFRDPYVWKDGNTWYQLVGSGIKNVGGTALLYTSEDMVHWTYQRPFFVGDYEKYHQTGQVWELPVFLPLGKDSSGTMKYAFFINPWFDHYDADNVKYVFHWIGTWDKVNNKFVPDHEEPRMFDFGEHFTGPSGMVDGQGRSILFSITQDRRTEQQHADSGWAHNGGLPLELSLRGDGTLGVEPITELQSLRGRKLVDLTQTSMGAANAKLAQVQGDMLEVVLEARIGAANKVGLSLRKTADGKEETRLVYDAEQQLLSLDRWKSSLDPDVQKGIQSGRMELDGDVLKLHIYLDRSMLEAYANGKNSITSRIYPTRADALGLRLWSEGGQTTIETLQVWEMNSAYGDKVPASWPVSEVQKKPVGELPNADFEKGDLSGWTVEGDSFSNQNVVKVNDWGWGGPFNQASAAKDPERYHLWGFTPEIGDPATGSLKTQSFTLGGDGRISFLIGGGRDIDKLYTALVRASDGQILMKETGDNNEAYRRVTWDASAYKGELLYIQVVDQATGGWGHINFDNLNVPVALKGNSRPGTAGGIAIDPKPETVNLPQADPDGKVAVSIAGGAKMVVLPADAAVITNKNSIEISNDHVTVTIPGTVLVKLQSFLPADERKDATISLKMEPVSLADQTMLLNKAGEKSKAKLTAAGEMLEFSLAIVGKDGVEKTLSQFDEEISIAFRISGDVKTELLGVYCIEDDGSMEYAGGRMEDGKWAAQVSHSSKYAVVSYDKSFSDVSDSFWAAGVIKEMAAKHILAGIHDTQFAPNQPVTRAEFTALIVRALGLGAQGAVTFTDVAPTSWYAGAVAAAGEAGVVTGLSDTRFAPDATITREEMAIMLVRAYEKQAKGAQADAAHAKGFADEESVSTWALDAVRKAQALELINGRGSGLFVPKDEVTRAESAQAIAQLIAWKAG; translated from the coding sequence GTGTTAGCACGATACGGCAATACGGAGTGGAGCGCGGAGAATTTTCCGAACGTAGAGCTTGGCCTGAACTTGGCCAACCTGGTGAAATATAAGGCCGATTTGAGCCCCTATATCGGGCAGCATCTGTATATCGATATCGTAGATCACGGTACATCCGACTGGGGTCTGCTGTTCGCCGATGCCATCCATACATACCATGAGTCCAAGCCAAGTGAGGGTGTGAGAGCCGACAATTTGTACGATCCGGGCGTGAAGGAAATCCAAAATCCCGGCTTTGAAACGGGAGATCTGAGCGGCTGGACCGTTGTGGAAGGGGAAGCTTTCGGTCCGGGGAGCGTATCGAATGAAACGACCTATTGGGCTGAGAAGATCCCTTATAACCAAGAAGGCCAATACCATCTGAACGGCTGGACCTATCCGGAGGAGAAGACGGGGAAGCTGCGTTCGACTGCGTTTAAGCTGGGCGGAACCGGCTGGATTACGTTCCGACTGGGGGGCGGGAAACATACCGATTTGGCCCATATCGATGTCTATGATGCCAAGAGCGGCGAGCTGGTGGCGCGTTACGGAAACACGGAATTCGCAGAGCTGAACTTCCCGCATGTCGACCAGGGCCTTCGGCTGGCGAATATGGTGCAGTATAGAGCGGATTTACGATCGTATATAGGGGAGGAATTATATGTTGAGATTGTAGACGATGCCACAAGTGACTGGGGAGTCGTCTTCGCCGACGATTTCAGGACCTATCTTCCGGATACGCCGACCGGTGGTGTCCTTGCGAAGAATCTGTATAATCCAGTCCGGTACGAGCTGCGCAATCCCGGCTTCGAATCGGGCACCCTGCTGGGCTGGACGGTTGTCGCCGGCAGCGCCTTCGGACCGGGCAGCGTGTCCGGCGATCCGACCTGGTGGGACGAGAACATCCCCTACAACCAGGAAGGCAGCTATCATCTTGACGGCTGGAGGTATGACGAGAAGAACACGGGTATCCTTCGTTCGTCTGCGTTCACCTTGGGCGGAAGCGGCTGGATTACGTTTAAGCTGGGCGGCGGCAAACACACCGATCTTGTGCATGTGAACGTATACCATGCGGATACGGATGAGCTCATCGCCCGTTACGGAAATACGGAGTTCAAGGATGTGAATTTCCCGAATATCGATCAAGGGATGCGGCTTGCCAATATGGTTCAGTACAAGGCGGATCTGTCCAAGTACCTGGGCGAGAACCTCTATCTTGAATTGGTCGACAATGCCGAATCGGATTGGGGAATGATGTTTGCGGATGCATTCTTTACCTACCAAGAATCGGTTCCGGCGGATGGCGTTATAGCAGCCAATCTATACTCGACAACTCCGGACACTCTCGAGAATCCTGGTTTCGAGACCGGCGATTGGAGCGGTTGGACCACGGATGGCGATGCGTTTACCGGTGCGCTGACCGATCAATCCAGTTTTGGTGACCCTGCAGCGCCATATGGTCAGGAAGGTGCCTATCACGTGTCCGGCTATGGTCAAGCGGACAAAGATACGGGAACATTAACGTCCCGTCCCTTCAGGCTGAGCGGAACGGGATTCGTTACTTTTCTTGTGGGCGGCGGAGCTAACCCAGACGAACTTTACGTGGCCCTGGTCCGGGCTTCAGATCAATCCGTGCTGATGAAAGCGACCGGAACTCGGTCGGAGGCATATACCCGCATCCAGTGGGATGCAACGCCTTATCTCGGCCAGGAGCTCTATATTCAAGTTGTGGATGGGGATCCGGCCGGCCATATCAATGTCGATGATTTTCAGGTCAAAGGATCCGGTCTGATCGGCAGCTGGCGTTTGGACGAGGGTCAGGGAGCGGCTGCCAAGGACGATGTCCGCAATAAGAATGACGCGGTTCAATACGTATTCAACAATGCCAAATACAAACCGGACAGCGAACCTTTATGGAGACCAGGCGCTGCCGGCCAAGGGCTGCTCTTTGATGGATACTCCACTTGGATCGCCAGACCTGCCAATGAAATCGCCAAGCCCGCGGATGAAATCACCATAGAATCCTGGGTTGCCCCCAGGTCTTATGAGTGGGGCGATGGGGGGAAGCTATCCGCGATAGTCAATCAATACGACAGTGATACCCGCACCGGCTACATTCTTGGCATGGGCCGTCATGGCAAGTGGTCGTTCCAGGCAGGGATTAACGGAAAGTGGACGGAAGTATGGGCCGATGAAGACAAACCGCTCCCCAAATTCGAGTGGTCTCACATCGCTGCCACCTACAGTAGAACCGACGGGAAGCTGAAGCTGTATTTGAATGGCGAACTGGCAGGGATCGCTGCCGCGGAGAAGAAGCTCCCCATCTCTCCGGCGAACCAAGATTTTATGATTGGCAAAAATAACTCCGGCGTTGTGATTAACGGGGTCTTCACCGCCAATATGTTTAACGGCATGATCGATGAAGTGAAAGTGTTCAATCGGTCTCTGACTGCAGAGGAGATTCAAAACGACTATCATACCGTCGCATCGAATTTTGAGGGAGGCATGGCCCCTGCGCCTTCCATGGATTTTGACCGGAGCGTTTACGATGGAGACCGCTATCGGCCCCAGTATCATTTGATCGCGCCCGGCCACTGGATGAATGAGCCGCACGCTCCGCTCTATTTTGACGGCAAGTATCACATCTTCTATCAGTTTAATCCGCAAGGTCCTTACTGGCACCAGATTCATTGGGGGCATGCGGTAAGCGAGGATATGGTGCACTGGAAGGATATGCCCGTTGCCCTTGCCCCGGAAGCGGGTTCGGAAACCCCCGACGGCGTGTGGTCCGGCAGCGCGGTGATCGACGACAATGGCAATCCTGCTTTGTTCTTTACGGCAGGGAATGACAAGGCTTCGCCTAATCAGGCGACGGGACTTGCCAGAAGCACCTTCACGAATGACGGTGATGTCAACCTGCAGAATTGGGTTTATCACGGAACACCGGTAACCACTCAAGCGCCTAATCTTCCGGCGGAGGAAGGCGAAGTATGGTACGGCAATTTCCGGGATCCCTACGTATGGAAGGACGGGAATACGTGGTACCAATTGGTAGGGTCCGGAATCAAAAACGTAGGCGGAACGGCTTTGCTCTATACCTCGGAGGATATGGTTCACTGGACTTACCAGCGTCCGTTCTTCGTCGGCGATTATGAGAAGTATCATCAAACCGGGCAGGTGTGGGAGCTTCCCGTATTTCTTCCGCTGGGCAAGGACAGCAGTGGAACGATGAAATATGCCTTTTTTATTAATCCGTGGTTCGACCACTATGATGCCGATAATGTGAAGTATGTCTTCCACTGGATTGGCACCTGGGATAAAGTCAACAACAAATTCGTCCCCGATCACGAAGAACCCCGCATGTTCGATTTTGGCGAACATTTTACCGGTCCGAGCGGGATGGTAGATGGTCAAGGACGTTCGATCTTGTTCAGCATTACCCAGGATCGACGCACAGAACAGCAGCATGCGGATTCAGGCTGGGCGCATAATGGCGGTCTGCCGCTCGAGTTATCCTTGCGCGGTGACGGCACGCTCGGTGTGGAGCCGATTACCGAGCTTCAATCTCTTCGTGGCCGGAAGCTGGTGGATCTAACCCAGACTTCCATGGGAGCCGCCAATGCCAAGCTGGCTCAAGTGCAGGGCGATATGCTGGAGGTTGTCCTGGAAGCCAGAATCGGTGCAGCGAACAAGGTTGGCCTTTCGCTGCGGAAGACCGCGGACGGCAAAGAGGAGACCCGACTGGTTTATGATGCGGAACAGCAGCTGCTGAGCCTGGACAGATGGAAGTCTTCTCTGGACCCGGATGTGCAGAAGGGGATCCAGAGCGGCAGGATGGAGCTCGACGGGGATGTGTTAAAGCTGCATATCTATCTCGATCGTTCGATGCTGGAGGCTTATGCCAACGGGAAGAACAGCATCACCTCCCGGATTTATCCGACGCGCGCCGATGCACTCGGCCTTCGCCTGTGGAGCGAAGGGGGACAAACTACCATTGAGACATTGCAGGTATGGGAGATGAACTCCGCTTATGGAGATAAGGTGCCAGCCAGCTGGCCGGTTTCTGAGGTTCAGAAGAAGCCTGTCGGCGAACTGCCCAATGCCGATTTTGAGAAGGGCGATTTGTCCGGGTGGACAGTGGAAGGCGATTCATTTTCCAATCAGAATGTCGTCAAGGTGAATGATTGGGGGTGGGGAGGGCCCTTTAACCAAGCCTCAGCTGCCAAAGACCCCGAGCGCTATCATTTGTGGGGATTTACGCCGGAGATTGGAGATCCTGCGACAGGTTCCCTGAAAACTCAAAGCTTTACATTAGGCGGGGATGGCAGGATCAGCTTCCTGATTGGCGGCGGCAGGGATATCGATAAGCTTTATACTGCCCTTGTTCGTGCTTCCGACGGCCAGATTCTAATGAAAGAGACCGGAGACAACAATGAAGCCTACCGCCGTGTAACGTGGGATGCTTCGGCGTACAAGGGAGAGCTCCTCTATATTCAGGTTGTCGACCAGGCAACAGGCGGCTGGGGGCATATCAATTTTGATAATCTGAATGTTCCGGTGGCATTGAAGGGGAACAGCCGCCCTGGCACGGCTGGTGGGATAGCCATTGATCCGAAACCGGAGACGGTGAACCTCCCTCAGGCCGACCCGGATGGCAAAGTCGCCGTTTCGATTGCTGGTGGTGCCAAGATGGTCGTTCTTCCCGCTGACGCAGCCGTCATTACCAACAAGAATAGCATCGAGATCTCCAATGACCATGTGACGGTTACCATTCCAGGTACCGTTCTGGTGAAACTGCAGAGTTTCCTCCCGGCGGACGAACGGAAGGATGCGACGATCTCCCTTAAGATGGAGCCCGTATCCTTGGCGGATCAAACCATGCTGCTGAACAAAGCGGGAGAGAAGTCGAAGGCGAAGCTGACCGCCGCAGGGGAGATGCTTGAATTTTCGCTTGCCATAGTTGGCAAAGACGGAGTGGAAAAAACATTATCCCAGTTTGACGAGGAAATCTCGATTGCATTTCGAATCTCAGGTGATGTCAAGACAGAGCTCCTGGGCGTCTACTGCATCGAAGATGACGGTTCTATGGAATATGCGGGAGGCCGGATGGAGGACGGCAAGTGGGCTGCGCAAGTCAGCCATTCTAGCAAATATGCCGTGGTCAGCTACGATAAGAGCTTCTCCGATGTGAGCGATTCGTTCTGGGCGGCGGGAGTCATTAAGGAAATGGCCGCCAAACACATCCTTGCCGGGATCCATGATACGCAGTTTGCGCCGAACCAGCCGGTGACCCGCGCCGAATTCACCGCGTTGATCGTGCGGGCACTTGGCCTTGGGGCGCAAGGGGCCGTGACGTTCACTGACGTGGCCCCGACAAGCTGGTACGCGGGTGCTGTGGCGGCTGCCGGCGAAGCGGGAGTGGTAACCGGACTCTCAGATACGAGGTTCGCACCGGATGCGACCATAACCCGTGAGGAGATGGCCATCATGCTCGTGCGTGCCTATGAGAAGCAGGCTAAAGGCGCCCAGGCGGATGCGGCCCATGCCAAAGGGTTTGCTGATGAAGAAAGCGTCAGCACCTGGGCGCTGGATGCAGTAAGAAAGGCGCAGGCACTGGAGCTGATTAACGGACGGGGCAGCGGTCTATTCGTGCCCAAAGATGAGGTGACCCGTGCGGAGAGCGCACAGGCGATTGCCCAATTGATAGCTTGGAAGGCGGGGTGA
- a CDS encoding phosphotransferase: MKVEDIIREVPELNRELLGFETLGGGLCNETYKVQTQEKAYVLRINSRQNEYLNLTRRSEIEVMKMANREGFSPKVISSAVPEQFVVTEFIEGRMVAKDDLKNPAIKGMIMDRLKRIHRMEDQGRICTPYDLIYGYLKGAALFQVKHPEGLHRILHRVETIAHRRSNDKEYNNKFCHNDSFLCNMIYTGDQLQIIDWELSGRGDVFFELTLIPFTNQFSEEDEREWLRLYFGHAEEDAFHILQDMKYVSMVREVAWGLFYSGLTKDSRHHDFDYYQFAESCIQRIEQGIYQL; encoded by the coding sequence ATGAAAGTGGAAGACATTATTCGTGAAGTACCCGAGCTGAACCGCGAATTGTTGGGCTTTGAAACGCTGGGAGGCGGCCTGTGCAACGAAACGTATAAGGTACAAACCCAAGAGAAGGCCTACGTGCTTCGCATCAACAGCAGGCAAAATGAATATCTAAACCTGACCCGCCGCTCAGAGATCGAAGTGATGAAGATGGCAAACCGTGAGGGATTTTCGCCTAAAGTCATCTCTAGTGCTGTTCCTGAACAATTTGTAGTTACGGAGTTTATCGAAGGCCGAATGGTAGCGAAGGACGACCTGAAGAACCCTGCGATCAAAGGAATGATCATGGATCGTCTCAAACGAATTCACCGAATGGAGGATCAAGGAAGAATATGCACCCCTTACGACTTGATTTATGGCTATTTGAAAGGCGCTGCATTGTTTCAAGTCAAGCATCCGGAGGGGTTACACCGAATCCTGCACCGGGTAGAGACCATTGCGCATAGGCGGAGTAATGACAAGGAATATAACAACAAGTTCTGCCACAACGATTCCTTTCTGTGCAATATGATCTACACCGGCGACCAGCTGCAAATCATAGATTGGGAGCTGTCGGGAAGGGGGGATGTGTTTTTTGAGTTGACCCTCATTCCGTTCACAAACCAATTCAGCGAAGAAGATGAGCGGGAGTGGCTTAGGTTATATTTCGGACATGCCGAAGAGGATGCCTTTCATATTCTGCAGGACATGAAATACGTTTCTATGGTCCGGGAGGTGGCGTGGGGCTTATTTTACAGTGGACTTACGAAGGACTCCAGGCATCATGACTTTGATTACTACCAATTTGCCGAATCCTGCATTCAGCGAATAGAACAAGGGATTTATCAGCTATAG
- the sda gene encoding sporulation histidine kinase inhibitor Sda → MNVIDGADSTTGLEQASTDVLAAAYQEAVALGLGREFIRLLEKELLRRDVRATRFLGIIPKQERR, encoded by the coding sequence ATGAATGTGATCGATGGGGCAGACAGCACGACTGGATTGGAGCAGGCGAGCACGGATGTGCTCGCCGCCGCCTATCAAGAGGCCGTTGCGCTCGGACTGGGCAGGGAGTTCATCCGTCTGCTGGAAAAGGAGCTGTTACGAAGAGACGTCAGAGCGACGAGGTTCCTGGGAATCATACCTAAACAGGAGAGGAGGTGA
- a CDS encoding GH32 C-terminal domain-containing protein, which yields MFHRTKWLSIMLSVSLGLISCPVIQPAQAAAATIAEWKFDEGSGKTTKESVGNTSDPIHYVFNNAVYKPSGAPEWKADGISGSALLFDGYSTWVTHNPIATPSTAMTIETWVAPRAYEWGDNGMLSAIVNQHDKSAKQGFVLGVFRGGTWSLQIGSGGNWYELWAYEPLPKYEWSHLAATVDGTQGTMKLYLNGQQVASRSIPANSTITPSGNPLLIGKNNQSTPLAVFPLNMFNGLIDEVKIRSGAASAAEVQSSYQSYLTQLGGNLPTPDTGFNRSTYNGDKYRPTYHAIAPGHWMNEPHAPLYYNGQYHLFYQNNQHGPYWHNMHWGHWVSEDMVHWRDLPPALSPELFQVDPDGDWTGSSVIDDAGNPTLFFTAGNDAKPYIGSNQNIGVARSTVKQDGDNDLKKWIKESKLAVTQQPGQGKTGEFRDPYVFKDGSTWFMLVGTGIEGQGGTAAVYSTSDPKLMNWTYRGPLHQSNTAAYPHLGTVWELPVLLPLGNGKHLLAISPVGSGADVEVYYWIGTWNSGTAKFTPDQPAPQLMDFGDFKFTGPSAFVDPVSGRNILFTIAQGERSSQEESDAGWAHNAGLPVELSLRPDGRLGINPIAELKSLRGQQLVNITTDTSFAAANTALAAVSGDTLEIEVELARGAADQVGMKVRRSPNGEEETLLYYKNSTDEYGVNRTKTVAGTNKGIQKGTVDLGNENVKLHVYLDKSMVESYLNGLKSITTRTYSTREDAKGLQLWADTNTDSIVVKSLKVWSMNPAYVQTPASGVTLSPASLQVTEGGKKSLHATVAPSNATNKNVTWTSSNPGVATVVNGVVTGKSAGTATITAATRDGARTASSAVTVAAPASSANLTNGGFESGNLSGWIVESGTAFSDAAVSNQSVFWDTQPFNHKGTYHLWGFKQGEEATGVLKSSNFTLGGNGQISFLVGGGSDIDKLYVSFHRASDGKELFRSTGPGTYWNWQSSKGETESYTRRYWDATAYIGTSMYIKVVDERTDGWGHINVDDFLVPVQGGATDTQAPTAPANLQAPAKTANSVTLGWGASTDNVGVTGYTIFRNGTQVGTSTTTGYTDTGLSPNTAYAYTVKAFDAAGNGSAASSSLTVTTQASTIGGITNHDFESGNLTGWTVESGNAFSAADVTADVNWGWGGPFNQSGTHHLWGFKDGGDGQVGVLQSETFTLGGSGVIDFLIGGGNDINNLYVALVRASDGVELMKATGSNNEAYSRITWNAASYVGTPCYMKIVDNATGGFGHINVDDVNVPALK from the coding sequence ATGTTTCATCGTACAAAATGGCTGAGCATCATGCTCTCTGTGTCCTTGGGTCTCATCTCCTGCCCCGTTATTCAACCTGCCCAGGCGGCTGCAGCGACCATTGCCGAATGGAAGTTTGATGAAGGCAGCGGGAAAACAACGAAGGAATCGGTGGGAAATACGAGCGATCCCATCCATTATGTGTTTAATAACGCAGTCTATAAACCATCCGGCGCCCCGGAATGGAAAGCGGACGGCATCTCCGGCAGTGCCTTATTATTTGACGGCTACTCCACTTGGGTAACGCACAACCCGATTGCCACGCCTTCGACGGCGATGACCATCGAGACCTGGGTCGCACCCCGGGCCTACGAATGGGGGGATAACGGCATGCTGTCGGCCATCGTCAATCAGCATGATAAATCCGCCAAACAAGGATTTGTGCTGGGGGTCTTTCGTGGAGGCACCTGGTCGCTGCAAATCGGATCAGGCGGAAATTGGTATGAACTGTGGGCATACGAGCCGCTTCCCAAATACGAGTGGTCCCATCTTGCAGCCACGGTGGACGGAACGCAAGGGACGATGAAGCTGTACCTGAATGGGCAGCAGGTCGCATCCCGCAGTATTCCTGCGAATTCCACGATCACTCCCTCAGGGAATCCTCTGCTGATCGGCAAGAACAACCAGAGCACGCCGCTCGCTGTGTTCCCCCTGAATATGTTTAACGGTCTCATTGATGAAGTGAAGATCCGAAGCGGAGCCGCCAGCGCGGCGGAGGTGCAAAGTAGTTACCAGAGCTATTTGACCCAGCTGGGCGGGAACCTTCCAACGCCTGACACAGGTTTTAACCGAAGTACGTACAATGGGGACAAGTACCGTCCCACTTATCATGCTATCGCACCGGGCCACTGGATGAACGAACCCCATGCGCCGCTCTATTATAATGGGCAGTACCATCTCTTCTACCAAAACAATCAGCACGGCCCGTATTGGCACAATATGCATTGGGGACATTGGGTAAGCGAAGACATGGTGCACTGGCGGGATCTTCCGCCGGCGCTGTCGCCGGAGCTGTTCCAGGTGGACCCGGATGGCGACTGGACGGGAAGCTCCGTTATAGACGATGCCGGGAACCCTACGCTGTTCTTCACGGCCGGTAATGACGCCAAGCCCTACATCGGCAGCAATCAGAATATCGGTGTCGCACGGAGCACGGTGAAGCAGGATGGCGACAATGATTTGAAAAAGTGGATCAAAGAATCCAAGCTTGCGGTTACCCAGCAGCCAGGTCAAGGAAAGACCGGTGAGTTCCGCGACCCTTATGTCTTCAAGGATGGATCGACCTGGTTCATGCTGGTGGGGACGGGGATCGAGGGTCAAGGCGGAACCGCCGCCGTTTATTCCACGTCAGATCCCAAATTAATGAATTGGACCTACCGGGGTCCATTGCATCAATCGAATACGGCTGCTTATCCTCACCTGGGAACGGTGTGGGAGCTTCCGGTGCTGCTGCCGCTGGGCAATGGCAAGCACCTGCTCGCCATTAGTCCGGTCGGGTCGGGAGCGGATGTGGAAGTATACTACTGGATCGGGACGTGGAACAGCGGCACCGCCAAATTCACACCGGATCAGCCGGCCCCGCAATTGATGGATTTCGGGGATTTCAAGTTCACGGGTCCGAGCGCTTTTGTTGACCCGGTATCGGGACGGAATATCCTGTTTACAATTGCACAGGGAGAGAGGTCCTCTCAGGAAGAATCGGATGCAGGATGGGCGCATAATGCCGGCCTGCCGGTGGAATTAAGTCTCCGGCCGGACGGTCGACTGGGGATCAACCCGATTGCTGAGCTGAAGTCTCTGCGCGGACAGCAGCTGGTCAATATCACGACGGATACCAGTTTTGCCGCGGCGAACACCGCTCTGGCCGCAGTATCCGGCGATACGCTGGAGATTGAGGTGGAGCTCGCCAGAGGGGCTGCAGATCAAGTGGGTATGAAAGTACGCCGATCTCCAAACGGAGAGGAAGAAACCTTGCTGTATTACAAGAACAGCACGGATGAATACGGCGTGAACCGGACCAAAACGGTGGCGGGCACGAACAAGGGCATCCAAAAGGGCACCGTGGATCTTGGAAATGAAAATGTAAAGCTGCATGTGTATCTGGATAAATCCATGGTGGAGTCTTACTTGAACGGGCTAAAATCCATCACGACGCGCACGTATTCCACGCGGGAGGACGCTAAAGGCTTGCAACTGTGGGCGGATACGAATACGGACTCCATTGTCGTAAAGTCGTTAAAGGTATGGAGCATGAACCCGGCTTACGTGCAGACGCCGGCAAGCGGCGTAACGCTGTCTCCCGCAAGCCTTCAAGTAACCGAGGGCGGAAAGAAATCGTTACATGCGACGGTGGCTCCTTCGAATGCGACGAATAAAAACGTGACCTGGACTTCGAGCAATCCGGGCGTCGCGACGGTTGTCAATGGTGTGGTCACCGGCAAGTCGGCAGGCACCGCAACGATAACGGCTGCAACCCGTGATGGTGCCAGGACGGCATCAAGCGCGGTTACCGTTGCCGCGCCGGCTTCGTCCGCGAATTTGACGAACGGCGGGTTTGAATCCGGCAATCTAAGCGGCTGGATTGTTGAAAGTGGGACTGCTTTCTCGGATGCGGCTGTTTCGAATCAGTCCGTGTTCTGGGACACACAGCCATTCAACCACAAAGGCACATATCATCTCTGGGGTTTTAAACAGGGAGAAGAAGCAACAGGTGTTCTCAAGTCGTCTAACTTCACATTAGGGGGCAATGGTCAGATCAGCTTCCTGGTTGGCGGAGGTTCCGATATCGACAAGCTTTACGTATCCTTCCACCGGGCTTCGGACGGAAAAGAATTATTCCGGTCGACGGGACCCGGCACCTACTGGAACTGGCAGAGCAGTAAAGGCGAAACGGAAAGCTACACCCGAAGATATTGGGACGCCACGGCTTATATCGGGACTTCCATGTATATTAAGGTCGTCGATGAGCGTACGGATGGGTGGGGTCATATCAACGTGGACGACTTCCTTGTTCCCGTTCAAGGAGGCGCGACGGATACGCAAGCCCCAACTGCACCGGCGAATCTGCAAGCACCGGCCAAGACGGCGAATTCGGTCACGCTCGGCTGGGGGGCATCAACCGATAATGTCGGGGTTACCGGCTATACTATTTTCCGGAATGGGACTCAAGTGGGCACCAGCACAACAACGGGGTATACGGACACTGGATTAAGTCCCAATACGGCCTACGCCTACACGGTAAAAGCATTCGATGCTGCCGGAAATGGGTCCGCCGCCAGCAGCAGCTTGACGGTTACGACCCAGGCTTCCACGATCGGTGGAATAACCAATCATGATTTCGAGAGCGGGAATTTGACCGGCTGGACGGTCGAGAGCGGTAACGCATTCAGTGCCGCTGACGTTACGGCCGATGTGAACTGGGGATGGGGAGGACCCTTCAATCAGAGCGGAACGCATCACCTCTGGGGATTTAAAGACGGGGGCGACGGACAGGTCGGCGTTCTCCAATCCGAGACGTTCACGCTTGGCGGCAGCGGTGTGATCGATTTCTTGATCGGCGGCGGGAATGATATCAACAATCTGTACGTTGCCCTGGTCCGCGCTTCCGACGGAGTAGAATTGATGAAGGCGACGGGCAGCAATAACGAAGCGTACAGCCGAATCACGTGGAATGCCGCTTCTTATGTGGGAACGCCATGCTACATGAAGATTGTCGATAACGCAACGGGAGGCTTCGGCCATATCAATGTAGATGATGTGAATGTCCCTGCTTTGAAATAG